CACTTTGATCAATATTAGTACAAAATTGATCAAACTGCTTAACTGATGCAGATGATAATTTTTCAAATTTTTTGCTCACTATTAAGTTTATACCAAAATATGAAGCAAAAAATATGATAACTATTAAAGTTACGATAGGTGACATAATGAACATCCCAATTAGGATGAGTGCAATCAGCAAAACATTCTTTACAATTACAACAAAAATATTTGTTACAAAATCGCTTAACTGACGACCATCGTTTACAATTCGGGAAACAATACTCCCTTTTTTAGTCTCATCAAAAAAAGTTAGCGGGGATTTTATAATTTTTGAAAATAGCTTTTTTCTGGTTTCTAGAGAAATTGACTCGGAAATATTCAAAAATATTTGATTCTTTATAAAGCCAGTTATTGGTTGCGCAATACATACCAGAAAGAAGATAAATATACCGATATAAAGTTTACGATATGATTGGGCAATCAAAACCTTATCGATCAGGTATTGTGACGCATATGGAGCAAGGAAGACAGCTACTGTATATAAAAGTGTAAAAAACAATCCCGCTATTTCAAGTGCATGATATTTTTTTATGTAATTAAATAAAAAAGTAATAAACCTTTTCATATTTCCCCATTCTTCAACTCTTTCATATATCTAATTTTGTATTTAGATAAGTTTTCATATTCTAATAGCTTTTGAACTTTAGAATTGAAAGCAAAAACATCAGCGCCTAAAAATTTGCTATTGTGCTCCAAAGCCCATTTTTCTGTTTCTTTAAACAATCGTGAAGCAACTATATGAGATCTTACATCTTCTTCGATATAGAAATGCAAGATATAAGCATAATCTGTTATATTAAAATAAAAATCAGCTTTGTTTAGCCATGTTTCAGAAAATCCAACGATCCTTCCGTCTACTAAAATAACTAATATGCAACAGTTATCTTTTTTTAAGCAATCTCTGAAATAATCAGACATATCACACTCTTGTATACAGTCATTATATTCTATGTAATATTTATCTCTTTTTAATTGATCTTTAGCCAACTTGTTCCATAAATCACTTACTATCGGGGCATCTGCCAATTCCATACGTCGGACATTTATATCCATTATGATCACGACCTTTGATTAAGAATTTTACAAAAATCATTTATCGCTGTATATCCATATACTTTATCGTGTTCAAAATCTTTTAATGAACGCATATAGTTTATAGCGTTCTCAGTACCATATTGATCAAAAATCGCTTGGATTACTTTTGCACTATCACGGTATAAATTATCATTGTAGGTTTCATCATATGGATTTTTGACATCATCAAATGTTTCAATGGCTTCGGTCTGTTTTGCAAATACGATAGCCATTCCTTCCCCTATCCAAAGAGGCGGAATGGTTTCAAAAGAATGATTTACTATGATATGAACTATTTCATGAGCGATAATTTGTTCAGGTGTTGATATATCTTTTTGCGACCATCGTGAAGGATCCAATACCCAAACTTCATGTTCATGATTTGTAGCTATAACCCATTCAGGTACTTTCTTTCCGAGTTTTTCTTCAAATAATTTAAAATTATCGAATTTTTTAACATTAATTATTGCGTCGTAGAAAAATACATCATCTATTGATTTTATAAGATCCTTAAATTGATCAGAATCTAGAAATTTTGAAAAATATTTATCATAAACTATATTCATGAGTAACACTTCCGTTTATTAAAATCTATAACAGGTACCATAAACAGCTCGTTATGGTACCTGCTATAGATTTTATCTGACTTTGTATGCACAAAGTGTCGTGCATTTACCCTGGCACTGCGTTCCACAACCACCTAAGCAGTACCCTTCAAAAATAGCATTGATTGGTTTTACAATGTACCTCATTTTGCACCCTCCTATGTAATAATTAAAATTACAGTAAAACCGGCCAACACTTAGGGTCGCATCCTGACGATAGGCTTCCACATGCCTTATTGCAATTGTCGCACTGGTTACCACAACCAAGACAATACCCCTCGAAAAGATCCTTTGTTGGCATAACAATGTACTTCATATTTACACCTCCTTTCGTTTTCTTAAAAACCTAATTCGAATTAACAGGCCGATCCGAAAAAATATAACGTAATTGATAATATTTAATCTTAGGGTATTTTAATTTATCCATATATAAAAGGAATCTTATAGATTAACCGGCCAACATTTTGGACTACAAGTCTTAGAAGCACACAAGCCGTTGCATACATTGCATTGTGAGCCACAACCTAAACAATAACCTTCAAACAAATCCCTAATTGGAAAAACGATGAACCTCATACCGAATTACATCCTTTCAGTCATTATGTGTTATTCGTGATATTCGGTGCGGCGATTTCTTATCTTACATCTCTTGCGCACGCTGTGCCACAATCCCCTTGGCATTGACCTCTACAATAGCCAAAGCAATAGCCTTCAAATAAATCTCTGATAGGCATAACAATAAATTTCATATGTATCACCACCTTTTCTACGTATTATGTGAAAGACACGATAACTAATCGTGTCTTTCACATAATAAAAAATGTAAAGCGCTTATTTGGGAAATTATCACTGCGCATTGCCAAACCGTTAAAAGTCCAAGCAATAGTAGCCACATGTTTTGATACAGAATCCATCAACGAGTGAATTTACGGGTTTTACTATGTATTTCATTTTTAATGTTCACCTCCATTAAATCAACTAACATTCTGCTCGGCCATTTGCTCAGCAACTTGTCCTTTTTGGACATATGTAGCTTTTAATACGTCAATAAGATTGTATTTCCATTTCTCACACTCGGGGTCATGCTTGAATTTTAAACCGTTATAGGGGCACCCCCCCATACATATCGGAAGAATATTGCATTCAAGACATTTTTTATGATCAAACGGTGACCAAAGCAAATAATTGACATTCATCATGATATCTCGAGTATTATTACCTTGTTGATCTATATCTTTAATATTACCAACTCTTCTCTCACGATTTCCAACATCATTCCAACATTTATAGAGATTTCCTTTTGGATCGATTACAAAAGCTGAAGTCGAGTCTGCACAGCAATAGTTGGCTTTTACGCCAGGATAATATGGATAGGAATCAGAATCAAAGCCCTTATCATGAAGAATTTTTTGATAACGAAGACTTTCACTGGCGTATTCTTCAGTACTAAGGCAAGTTTCAGAAATAGATGAGCATGCCTCAGTGTAAGCTTTGACATGTCCTAAATTGACGGAGATCCCTTTCAAGCCGTAATCAAGAAGAACATCAAGTAACTCTTCAAGCCTATCGACGTTTGATTTATCAATATTTATTCGAATTGAGACGTTGAATCCGTTTTTTCTCAGATAAGCAACATTGGTTAGTATCTTATCAAATGTTGGATTATTGCTGTTTTTTAGTTTCCTTCTTGCGTTATGTATATCTGCGGGGCCATCAATAGTAACTTGCATACCCTTAATATGTGCTTTTTTCAGTTTATCAGCTATGTTATCGTCAATAAGATAACCATTTGTGACCATATATGCACTGTAGTTTACTCCATACTTATCACAAATTTCAATGAAGCGATCAGACATCTTGAATATTAGATCCTTTGCTAACATGGGCTCCCCGCCATACCAGTTTACAGAAATATTACCTTGTCTTTTCGCTTCCTTTTCCACAAGAGAATATATGCCATCAATTACATCTTGCTTCATCATGCCACTTTCAGCAGATTCGTAACAATATGGACAAGCGAAGTTACAGGCCAAAGTTGGAGCAATAGTTAATCCCAAGCCGGTACTTCCGAACTTACTTTGATAACTTCGATACTTCAGGAAGCTAATCTCATCAAAATCATCATCGATGATAAAGCCTCCATCTTTCATTTTCTGAATCAGTTGGCCATCTTGTACTTGAGTGTTTGAAATATCATGGTTCGTTTTGACGGCATCTAAAATTCTAAAAAAGTCATCGTCTACTTCGGCCAAAGCACATGTCATAGAATTAAAAGCAATTTTTTTTCCGCAGTAATCAAAAATCAAATTGAATCTTGATGGTTTCATTTTCCACATTCCTATCTCAATTTAAGATTTTCAAAAATTAATGTCGTAAAAAGTTGTATGCATCAAGAATACAATGACTTGCATTATAGTGACGGTTCTGAAGAATTGAGTGTTTTACAGTCTAGCGGACATACTTTTCCGCAATTTAGGGAACATACTTTGACGCATGCATTACTGTCACATGGAGAAAAAAGACTTTTGCAAAAGCAATAATTGTCTTTAGATATTATCGGTTCAACAATAAATCTCATCATTTTCCCCTCTTTCTGACGGAAATTATGGAACACCTTTTCGCGTGGAATAGGTGTTATGCTGTATTTTTACATTACAAAAATTTTAAACTTATTATAAAATGTGATAATATATAAGCAATATTATCGGATCTTTATCTATTATTTTAGAAAAATAACATATGGATGTAAATAAATTTTGACCGAATGGTATATAAATTTTACCGAATGGTAGAAATTATTTAAAAAAATTATAAAATAAATCATGCATCATAGAAAGCGGGGTTTGATTAACGATGATAAATGTCGCATTTTGTGATGATGATGAATATTTCTTAGAAAAAATCAAGGGTGAATCAAGAATGATTTTTAAAAAACTTCGGGTGTCAGCGAATATTTATACATATACAAATGGATTTCAACTGATAGAATCATTTAAAAATTATGACCCTTATTTTGAAATTATTTTTCTCGATATAAATATGCCTAAGCTGAATGGCAAAGAAACAGCAGAACGATTACGTTTATTGGATAAGAAATTTAAACTAATATTTATTACGGCATACGAAAAAGAAGCAATAAACACTTTTAAATATGATGTAATAGCATTTTTACCTAAAACGTCGCTTGATGAAAGTTTATTTGAAACTATAAATCTAGCTATTACAAAATTGAAGGAAGATAACCATAATATTCATATTTTCAAGGTTGTAGGCCACAACAATAATATAATAACCGTAAAAATACCAATAGATGACATAGTTTACTTTGAAAGTATTAATCGAAAGGTTTATTTATGTACTAACCGCGATACCTTTGAATTGCGAGGGTATCAATTTAGTGAGGTTGTTGATAAATATACACAATATGGCTTTGCGGATATTCATAGATCCTGTATTGTAAATATGAAATACATACACTCTGTATCTAATTTTGAAGTAATACTAGATAATGGAGTTTCATTGCCTCTCAGTAGGAGAAAAAGGAAGCAGCTTCTTGAAAATTTTATTTGAGTAATTTATTTTTTGCGAAGACTGAATTTTAAAATTCCGAATAATCACTTTGTTCAATAATCTGATTAAAAAACACATATAGTAAAGATATTATGATTTAAATATTTTTATGGGAAATTAGGCCGCTTTAACAGGGAAAAGGCATAACTGATGAGTGTCAGCTGCCCGTTCCCTGGTTATTCGTGCCCTGCGGGGCTGCTTCAGCGGGCTTATTCAATCTTACTTTTATCTCAGCCGCAATTAACATAATCAGCGGCAGTATGAGCTGAAACAATAAGGCAATATAGGGATAATAATTCGTTAAATTGAAGAACTCGGCTGCATTTTCTGCTGCCACCACGGCTAAAAATAACATTATGAGAGCTGACGGGGCAACGAAAGCGCGCATATCCTCATAGTTTGAAATTTTAGAGATACCCATTGACGCAATATAAACGCAGATCCCCATTTTAATGGTTCCGGCAAGCGTGTAGTTTATACCGACCAACAATTCGGTTCTCGTAAATATCTCACCGAGCGCGCTGATACTTACGGCCTCGTAAGATGGGAAATAATACATACTGATTGACGGCGAGCCTAAGACCAGTGAGTTCCGCATACTCACAGTAAGCAGCGTAGCGACTTCGATTAAGAGCGCGATTATAAATATCTTCGAAGTTTTCTTCCAGGGCTCGGTAGAGGAAAACATTGAAGCTATTAAAATTATTTCCCCAAGAGGGAATGTCGTTTTGAACACAGATACTTTGAATATGGTTGATAAATCTGCATTAAAGGCCGGCAGCAGATTTTCAAAGTTAACACTTGTGCTCGCAATAATAACTGAGAAAATAGTTATGGCTAAAATTATAGGCAGAACAAACCGGGATATCCTGCCGATATTCTCGACACCGCTTTTGGCGAGGTAGACAGATAAGAGTATGAGAAATGACTGAATAACTATTTGCGGGGTTTCGGGCATGGCGACAATCCTTATGAATTCTGAAAAAGTCCTTATCACAACTCCTCCGAGGAAGATAGCATACAATGTGTAAAGCAGTACAACAGCCTTCCCGAAGAATTTGCCGAAGAGGGTCACAGCTATATCAAAAAGATTGGAACCTGGGACAAGGCTGAGTATCCGCGCATAACAGAGAAACAGCGGTAAAGCTATTACTGCGGCGGTCAGCGGGGAATACCAGATATTCGGATCGCTTTCAAAGGAGCCCGCCAAAACCAAGCTGCCG
This DNA window, taken from [Clostridium] cellulosi, encodes the following:
- a CDS encoding hypothetical protein (Family membership), giving the protein MINVAFCDDDEYFLEKIKGESRMIFKKLRVSANIYTYTNGFQLIESFKNYDPYFEIIFLDINMPKLNGKETAERLRLLDKKFKLIFITAYEKEAINTFKYDVIAFLPKTSLDESLFETINLAITKLKEDNHNIHIFKVVGHNNNIITVKIPIDDIVYFESINRKVYLCTNRDTFELRGYQFSEVVDKYTQYGFADIHRSCIVNMKYIHSVSNFEVILDNGVSLPLSRRKRKQLLENFI
- a CDS encoding hypothetical protein (Family membership) translates to MDINVRRMELADAPIVSDLWNKLAKDQLKRDKYYIEYNDCIQECDMSDYFRDCLKKDNCCILVILVDGRIVGFSETWLNKADFYFNITDYAYILHFYIEEDVRSHIVASRLFKETEKWALEHNSKFLGADVFAFNSKVQKLLEYENLSKYKIRYMKELKNGEI
- a CDS encoding hypothetical protein (Family membership), encoding MNIVYDKYFSKFLDSDQFKDLIKSIDDVFFYDAIINVKKFDNFKLFEEKLGKKVPEWVIATNHEHEVWVLDPSRWSQKDISTPEQIIAHEIVHIIVNHSFETIPPLWIGEGMAIVFAKQTEAIETFDDVKNPYDETYNDNLYRDSAKVIQAIFDQYGTENAINYMRSLKDFEHDKVYGYTAINDFCKILNQRS
- a CDS encoding putative membrane protein (Hypothetical protein), which codes for MISILVIFMFGSLVLAGSFESDPNIWYSPLTAAVIALPLFLCYARILSLVPGSNLFDIAVTLFGKFFGKAVVLLYTLYAIFLGGVVIRTFSEFIRIVAMPETPQIVIQSFLILLSVYLAKSGVENIGRISRFVLPIILAITIFSVIIASTSVNFENLLPAFNADLSTIFKVSVFKTTFPLGEIILIASMFSSTEPWKKTSKIFIIALLIEVATLLTVSMRNSLVLGSPSISMYYFPSYEAVSISALGEIFTRTELLVGINYTLAGTIKMGICVYIASMGISKISNYEDMRAFVAPSALIMLFLAVVAAENAAEFFNLTNYYPYIALLFQLILPLIMLIAAEIKVRLNKPAEAAPQGTNNQGTGS
- a CDS encoding radical SAM protein (High confidence in function and specificity), whose product is MKPSRFNLIFDYCGKKIAFNSMTCALAEVDDDFFRILDAVKTNHDISNTQVQDGQLIQKMKDGGFIIDDDFDEISFLKYRSYQSKFGSTGLGLTIAPTLACNFACPYCYESAESGMMKQDVIDGIYSLVEKEAKRQGNISVNWYGGEPMLAKDLIFKMSDRFIEICDKYGVNYSAYMVTNGYLIDDNIADKLKKAHIKGMQVTIDGPADIHNARRKLKNSNNPTFDKILTNVAYLRKNGFNVSIRINIDKSNVDRLEELLDVLLDYGLKGISVNLGHVKAYTEACSSISETCLSTEEYASESLRYQKILHDKGFDSDSYPYYPGVKANYCCADSTSAFVIDPKGNLYKCWNDVGNRERRVGNIKDIDQQGNNTRDIMMNVNYLLWSPFDHKKCLECNILPICMGGCPYNGLKFKHDPECEKWKYNLIDVLKATYVQKGQVAEQMAEQNVS